The following coding sequences lie in one Silene latifolia isolate original U9 population chromosome 5, ASM4854445v1, whole genome shotgun sequence genomic window:
- the LOC141657642 gene encoding uncharacterized protein LOC141657642 isoform X1 has translation MSSEVPVSDNSVAVQQVEQKEPEVEKLEDMDKENVAPVETVIPSHEPVAETPASDELGEIQVDAAAASEVKTEDVSIEPEEESKKEAAVEKQEEKAEEVVSEPIQELAAEKEISEPQETQVVSPVEEPVTEEVPEKSEEVVNVVESAIEEKTEEVANVVEPAVEEKTEEVSNVAEPAIEEKPEEVANVVEPAVEEKIEEVANVVEPAIEEKPEEVANVVEPATEEKPEEVANVVEPVVEEKTEEVANVVEPAIEEKTEEVANVVEPATEEKPEEVANVVESTIEEKPEEIANVVESTIEEKPEESKEGDVPTEEAANIESAIEEKPEEVKERDVPFEEIANMVESAAIEEKPEESKVNEVSTEEAANVVESAIEEKPEESKKDDVPTEEAADVVESAVEEKAEKSKEDEIPTVEAANVVESATEQPEETIETDPVAEQVVDVKELASIDDPKNVEESKSEPPVEDKEVDVKELASTDYPKNVEESKSEPCDEEYVVDVKELSSLDYPKNVEESKSEVPVEGDIKEAILSEAPKADESVTEQSTEDTPKPEQQDRDIPSADVVEPSEVQKEVEAEVTEENGEANKRASLGDMMKEENEVKEAVETAKEEEAKLGETEKATVGEEVVSSRDVEVTPPAPEVEAAGKNGHVEEPLAEEVTKEADVKEEEKPKEETVTKPPPKTIMSKVKSSLVKAKKAIIGKSPSSKTITSDATKVDSSA, from the exons ATGTCTTCTGAAGTTCCTGTTTCTGATAATTCTGTTGCTGTACAG CAAGTAGAACAAAAGGAACCAGAAGTTGAGAAATTGGAGGACATGGACAAAGAGAATGTTGCTCCGGTAGAAACTGTGATCCCTTCTCATGAACCTGTTGCTGAAACTCCTGCTTCAGATGAGTTGGGCGAAATACAGGTAGACGCTGCTGCGGCGAGTGAAGTAAAAACTGAAGATGTGAGCATAGAACCTGAAGAAGAGAGCAAAAAAGAGGCAGCTGTTGAGAAACAGGAAGAGAAGGCCGAGGAAGTGGTCAGCGAGCCAATTCAAGAATTGGCTGCAGAGAAAGAAATTTCCGAGCCACAGGAAACACAGGTAGTGAGTCCTGTTGAAGAACCTGTAACAGAAGAGGTGCCTGAGAAATCCGAAGAAGTTGTTAATGTGGTTGAATCAGCTATTGAAGAGAAAACCGAAGAGGTTGCTAATGTGGTTGAGCCAGCCGTTGAAGAGAAAACCGAAGAAGTTTCTAATGTGGCTGAGCCAGCTATTGAAGAGAAACCCGAAGAGGTTGCTAATGTGGTTGAGCCAGCCGTTGAAGAAAAAATCGAAGAAGTTGCTAATGTGGTAGAGCCAGCCATTGAAGAGAAACCAGAAGAAGTTGCTAATGTGGTTGAGCCAGCCACCGAAGAGAAACCAGAAGAAGTTGCTAATGTGGTTGAGCCAGTCGTTGAAGAAAAAACCGAAGAAGTTGCTAATGTAGTTGAGCCAGCCATTGAAGAGAAAACTGAAGAAGTTGCTAATGTAGTTGAGCCAGCCACTGAAGAGAAACCAGAAGAAGTTGCTAATGTGGTTGAATCAACCATTGAGGAGAAACCCGAAGAAATTGCTAATGTGGTTGAATCAACCATTGAAGAGAAACCCGAAGAATCTAAGGAAGGCGATGTACCTACAGAAGAAGCCGCTAATATTGAATCGGCCATTGAGGAGAAACCTGAAGAGGTTAAGGAACGTGATGTACCATTTGAAGAAATTGCTAATATGGTTGAATCGGCCGCCATTGAAGAGAAACCAGAAGAGTCCAAGGTAAATGAGGTATCAACAGAAGAAGCTGCAAATGTGGTTGAATCAGCCATTGAAGAGAAACCTGAAGAGTCTAAGAAAGACGATGTACCAACAGAAGAAGCTGCTGATGTAGTTGAATCAGCCGTTGAAGAGAAAGCTGAAAAATCCAAGGAAGATGAAATACCGACAGTTGAAGCTGCTAATGTGGTTGAATCAGCCACCGAACAGCCTGAGGAAACGATAGAAACAGATCCTGTTGCGGAGCAAGTGGTGGATGTGAAAGAATTAGCATCTATAGATGACCCTAAAAATGTAGAGGAATCAAAGAGCGAGCCACCAGTTGAGGATAAAGAGGTGGATGTGAAGGAGTTGGCTTCCACAGATTACCCAAAGAATGTGGAGGAATCGAAGAGTGAGCCATGTGATGAGGAATATGTGGTGGATGTCAAAGAATTGAGTTCTCTAGATTACCCCAAGAATGTCGAGGAGTCTAAGAGTGAGGTCCCGGTAGAAGGAGATATTAAAGAAGCTATTCTTAGTGAAGCTCCAAAAGCAGATGAGAGTGTGACTGAGCAATCAACCGAAGACACACCAAAGCCTGAACAGCAAGATAGAGACATTCCTTCAGCAGATGTCGTGGAGCCTAGCGAAGTTCAGAAAGAGGTTGAAGCCGAGGTAACGGAAGAGAATGGGGAAGCTAATAAAAGGGCTAGTCTAGGAGACATGATGAAGGAGGAAAACGAGGTCAAGGAGGCCGTAGAAACAGCTAAAGAAGAAGAGGCAAAACTCGGAGAAACTGAGAAAGCAACTGTTGGAGAGGAAGTAGTAAGCAGCAGAGATGTTGAGGTCACTCCTCCTGCTCCCGAAGTTGAGGCCGCAGGTAAAAATGGACATGTAGAGGAGCCATTAGCAGAGGAAGTAACCAAAGAGGCCGATGTTAAGGAGGAAGAGAAACCTAAAGAGGAAACCGTAACCAAACCCCCTCCCAAAACTATCATGTCAAAGGTCAAAAGCTCCCTAGTGAAAGCGAAGAAGGCGATCATTGGCAAATCGCCCTCTTCGAAAACCATCACTAGTGATGCTACTAAGGTTGATTCTTCAGCTTAA
- the LOC141657642 gene encoding uncharacterized protein LOC141657642 isoform X2 produces the protein MSSEVPVSDNSVAVQQVEQKEPEVEKLEDMDKENVAPVETVIPSHEPVAETPASDELGEIQVDAAAASEVKTEDVSIEPEEESKKEAAVEKQEEKAEEVVSEPIQELAAEKEISEPQETQVVSPVEEPVTEEVPEKSEEVVNVVESAIEEKTEEVANVVEPAVEEKTEEVSNVAEPAIEEKPEEVANVVEPAVEEKIEEVANVVEPAIEEKPEEVANVVEPATEEKPEEVANVVEPVVEEKTEEVANVVEPAIEEKTEEVANVVEPATEEKPEEVANVVESTIEEKPEEIANVVESTIEEKPEESKEGDVPTEEAANIESAIEEKPEEVKERDVPFEEIANMVNEVSTEEAANVVESAIEEKPEESKKDDVPTEEAADVVESAVEEKAEKSKEDEIPTVEAANVVESATEQPEETIETDPVAEQVVDVKELASIDDPKNVEESKSEPPVEDKEVDVKELASTDYPKNVEESKSEPCDEEYVVDVKELSSLDYPKNVEESKSEVPVEGDIKEAILSEAPKADESVTEQSTEDTPKPEQQDRDIPSADVVEPSEVQKEVEAEVTEENGEANKRASLGDMMKEENEVKEAVETAKEEEAKLGETEKATVGEEVVSSRDVEVTPPAPEVEAAGKNGHVEEPLAEEVTKEADVKEEEKPKEETVTKPPPKTIMSKVKSSLVKAKKAIIGKSPSSKTITSDATKVDSSA, from the exons ATGTCTTCTGAAGTTCCTGTTTCTGATAATTCTGTTGCTGTACAG CAAGTAGAACAAAAGGAACCAGAAGTTGAGAAATTGGAGGACATGGACAAAGAGAATGTTGCTCCGGTAGAAACTGTGATCCCTTCTCATGAACCTGTTGCTGAAACTCCTGCTTCAGATGAGTTGGGCGAAATACAGGTAGACGCTGCTGCGGCGAGTGAAGTAAAAACTGAAGATGTGAGCATAGAACCTGAAGAAGAGAGCAAAAAAGAGGCAGCTGTTGAGAAACAGGAAGAGAAGGCCGAGGAAGTGGTCAGCGAGCCAATTCAAGAATTGGCTGCAGAGAAAGAAATTTCCGAGCCACAGGAAACACAGGTAGTGAGTCCTGTTGAAGAACCTGTAACAGAAGAGGTGCCTGAGAAATCCGAAGAAGTTGTTAATGTGGTTGAATCAGCTATTGAAGAGAAAACCGAAGAGGTTGCTAATGTGGTTGAGCCAGCCGTTGAAGAGAAAACCGAAGAAGTTTCTAATGTGGCTGAGCCAGCTATTGAAGAGAAACCCGAAGAGGTTGCTAATGTGGTTGAGCCAGCCGTTGAAGAAAAAATCGAAGAAGTTGCTAATGTGGTAGAGCCAGCCATTGAAGAGAAACCAGAAGAAGTTGCTAATGTGGTTGAGCCAGCCACCGAAGAGAAACCAGAAGAAGTTGCTAATGTGGTTGAGCCAGTCGTTGAAGAAAAAACCGAAGAAGTTGCTAATGTAGTTGAGCCAGCCATTGAAGAGAAAACTGAAGAAGTTGCTAATGTAGTTGAGCCAGCCACTGAAGAGAAACCAGAAGAAGTTGCTAATGTGGTTGAATCAACCATTGAGGAGAAACCCGAAGAAATTGCTAATGTGGTTGAATCAACCATTGAAGAGAAACCCGAAGAATCTAAGGAAGGCGATGTACCTACAGAAGAAGCCGCTAATATTGAATCGGCCATTGAGGAGAAACCTGAAGAGGTTAAGGAACGTGATGTACCATTTGAAGAAATTGCTAATATG GTAAATGAGGTATCAACAGAAGAAGCTGCAAATGTGGTTGAATCAGCCATTGAAGAGAAACCTGAAGAGTCTAAGAAAGACGATGTACCAACAGAAGAAGCTGCTGATGTAGTTGAATCAGCCGTTGAAGAGAAAGCTGAAAAATCCAAGGAAGATGAAATACCGACAGTTGAAGCTGCTAATGTGGTTGAATCAGCCACCGAACAGCCTGAGGAAACGATAGAAACAGATCCTGTTGCGGAGCAAGTGGTGGATGTGAAAGAATTAGCATCTATAGATGACCCTAAAAATGTAGAGGAATCAAAGAGCGAGCCACCAGTTGAGGATAAAGAGGTGGATGTGAAGGAGTTGGCTTCCACAGATTACCCAAAGAATGTGGAGGAATCGAAGAGTGAGCCATGTGATGAGGAATATGTGGTGGATGTCAAAGAATTGAGTTCTCTAGATTACCCCAAGAATGTCGAGGAGTCTAAGAGTGAGGTCCCGGTAGAAGGAGATATTAAAGAAGCTATTCTTAGTGAAGCTCCAAAAGCAGATGAGAGTGTGACTGAGCAATCAACCGAAGACACACCAAAGCCTGAACAGCAAGATAGAGACATTCCTTCAGCAGATGTCGTGGAGCCTAGCGAAGTTCAGAAAGAGGTTGAAGCCGAGGTAACGGAAGAGAATGGGGAAGCTAATAAAAGGGCTAGTCTAGGAGACATGATGAAGGAGGAAAACGAGGTCAAGGAGGCCGTAGAAACAGCTAAAGAAGAAGAGGCAAAACTCGGAGAAACTGAGAAAGCAACTGTTGGAGAGGAAGTAGTAAGCAGCAGAGATGTTGAGGTCACTCCTCCTGCTCCCGAAGTTGAGGCCGCAGGTAAAAATGGACATGTAGAGGAGCCATTAGCAGAGGAAGTAACCAAAGAGGCCGATGTTAAGGAGGAAGAGAAACCTAAAGAGGAAACCGTAACCAAACCCCCTCCCAAAACTATCATGTCAAAGGTCAAAAGCTCCCTAGTGAAAGCGAAGAAGGCGATCATTGGCAAATCGCCCTCTTCGAAAACCATCACTAGTGATGCTACTAAGGTTGATTCTTCAGCTTAA
- the LOC141657643 gene encoding suppressor of mec-8 and unc-52 protein homolog 2 isoform X1 has product MPSNKKYHKEKAIPRKEEKPEDLDLPKYRDRAKERREDQNPDYEPSDLGLHAVAPPGSADIMSAESHKLAIERSKYLGGDVEHTHLVKGLDYALLQKVKSEMDKKPGAEGDTDGKPRAAKDDQPVSFRTATAKSIYQWMIKPQTVTKTNEMFLPGRMAFIFDMENVYSHDIPTVLHRSKADCPVPEETVTVNVDGSVLERIGKIMSYLRLGSSGKVLKKKKKEKQTREKHPSVINDYDGDQKLPRANGLSSKNQNMENLPPPPPLPRRANLDSIEKQVPAVTRVEEDDIFVGDGIDYEVPSKDMSQSPILEDMEESPRNKERGPYFDEAVYGPVPPSDPLQDWNQVNGYDAVQAQALGGTYQGEWQDYQYADQMAYPDQYLQQMQAYDMQVNGNIVQDPQLMTQEEKDRGLGSVFKRDDQRLQQLREKDAREKDPNFISESYSECYPGYQSYNHEVVDSDDEGDLSKMDMGGRAKGRLHRWDFETEEEWAQYNEQKEAMPKAAFQFGVKMQDGRKTKKNKDQKLNNDLHKINKIIAKRKGDKGESTDGPDVEDAQPSGKKHRL; this is encoded by the exons ATGCCGTCTAACAAAAAGTATCACAAAGAGAAGGCCATACCTCGAAA GGAGGAGAAGCCAGAAGATCTAGATCTACCAAAATATCGTGACCGTGCTAAGGAACGGAGGGAAGATCAGAATCCTGATTATGAGCCCTCTGATTTGGGACTTCATGCTGTCGCTCCTCCTGGCAGTGCTGATATCAT GTCAGCTGAGTCACACAAGCTAGCTATTGAACGGAGCAAGTACCTTGGAG GTGATGTGGAACACACTCATTTGGTCAAGGGTTTGGATTATGCTTTACTTCAAAAAGTTAAGAGTGAAATGGACAAAAAGCCAGGTGCTGAAGGTGATACTGATGGAAAGCCAAG AGCTGCTAAGGACGACCAGCCTGTCTCGTTTCGAACAGCTACAGCAAAG TCTATTTATCAATGGATGATCAAACCTCAGACTGTTACCAAAACAAACGAGATGTTCCTTCCCGGTCGAATGGCATTTATTTTTGATATG GAAAATGTTTATTCACACGATATTCCTACCGTCTTACATAGAAGTAAAGCTGACTGCCCAGTGCCCGAG GAAACTGTCACCGTGAATGTTGATGGCTCTGTCCTCGAGCGGATAGGAAAAATTATGTCCTATCTACGACTAGGATCTTCTGGAAAGGTTctcaagaaaaagaagaaagagaagCAAACTAGAG AAAAGCATCCAAGTGTGATAAATGACTATGATGGAGATCAGAAACTGCCGAGAGCTAATGGCCTATCATCAAAGAATCAGAATATGGAGAATCTTCCCCCACCTCCTCCACTTCCTAGAAGGGCTAATCTTGATTCAATAGAGAAACAAGTCCCAGCAGTTACTCGAGTTGAAGAAGATGATATATTTGTTGGGGATGGTATTGATTATGAAGTTCCTAGCAAAGATATGAGTCAGAGTCCCATTTTGGAAGACATGGAAGAATCCCCTCGAAATAAAGAAAGGGGACCTTATTTTGATGAAGCCGTATATGGACCTGTGCCACCTTCTGATCCTTTGCAAGATTGGAATCAGGTT AATGGCTATGATGCAGTACAAGCTCAAGCACTGGGTGGTACCTATCAGGGCGAGTGGCAGGATTACCAATATGCTGATCAAATGGCCTATCCTGATCAGTATCTACAACAAATGCAGGCTTATGACATGCAAGTAAATGGCAACATTGTTCAAGATCCTCAGCTCATGACACAAGAGGAGAAGGATCGCGGTTTGGGATCCGTGTTTAAGCGAGATGATCAGAGACTTCAGCAGCTCAGAGAGAAAGATGCTCGCGAAAAGGATCCCAACTTCATATCAGAAAGTTATTCTGAATGCTACCCTGGATATCAATCGTATAACCATGAAGTTGTAGACAGTGATGATGAAGGTGACTTGTCGAAAATGGATATGGGCGGCCGT GCAAAAGGGCGTCTTCACCGATGGGACTTTGAGACGGAGGAAGAGTGGGCCCAGTACAATGAGCAAAAAGAAGCAATGCCAAAGGCTGCATTCCAGTTTGGGGTAAAGATGCAAGATGGGCGAAAGACAAAAAAGAACAAGGACCAAAAGCTGAATAACGACCTTCACAAGATCAATAAGATCATTGCGAAAAGAAAAGGAGACAAGGGTGAAAGCACGGATGGTCCTGATGTTGAGGATGCACAACCTTCGGGGAAGAAGCATCGCTTATAA
- the LOC141657643 gene encoding suppressor of mec-8 and unc-52 protein homolog 2 isoform X2: protein MPSNKKYHKEKAIPRKEEKPEDLDLPKYRDRAKERREDQNPDYEPSDLGLHAVAPPGSADIMSAESHKLAIERSKYLGGDVEHTHLVKGLDYALLQKVKSEMDKKPGAEGDTDGKPRAAKDDQPVSFRTATAKSIYQWMIKPQTVTKTNEMFLPGRMAFIFDMENVYSHDIPTVLHRSKADCPVPEETVTVNVDGSVLERIGKIMSYLRLGSSGKVLKKKKKEKQTREKHPSVINDYDGDQKLPRANGLSSKNQNMENLPPPPPLPRRANLDSIEKQVPAVTRVEEDDIFVGDGIDYEVPSKDMSQSPILEDMEESPRNKERGPYFDEAVYGPVPPSDPLQDWNQNGYDAVQAQALGGTYQGEWQDYQYADQMAYPDQYLQQMQAYDMQVNGNIVQDPQLMTQEEKDRGLGSVFKRDDQRLQQLREKDAREKDPNFISESYSECYPGYQSYNHEVVDSDDEGDLSKMDMGGRAKGRLHRWDFETEEEWAQYNEQKEAMPKAAFQFGVKMQDGRKTKKNKDQKLNNDLHKINKIIAKRKGDKGESTDGPDVEDAQPSGKKHRL from the exons ATGCCGTCTAACAAAAAGTATCACAAAGAGAAGGCCATACCTCGAAA GGAGGAGAAGCCAGAAGATCTAGATCTACCAAAATATCGTGACCGTGCTAAGGAACGGAGGGAAGATCAGAATCCTGATTATGAGCCCTCTGATTTGGGACTTCATGCTGTCGCTCCTCCTGGCAGTGCTGATATCAT GTCAGCTGAGTCACACAAGCTAGCTATTGAACGGAGCAAGTACCTTGGAG GTGATGTGGAACACACTCATTTGGTCAAGGGTTTGGATTATGCTTTACTTCAAAAAGTTAAGAGTGAAATGGACAAAAAGCCAGGTGCTGAAGGTGATACTGATGGAAAGCCAAG AGCTGCTAAGGACGACCAGCCTGTCTCGTTTCGAACAGCTACAGCAAAG TCTATTTATCAATGGATGATCAAACCTCAGACTGTTACCAAAACAAACGAGATGTTCCTTCCCGGTCGAATGGCATTTATTTTTGATATG GAAAATGTTTATTCACACGATATTCCTACCGTCTTACATAGAAGTAAAGCTGACTGCCCAGTGCCCGAG GAAACTGTCACCGTGAATGTTGATGGCTCTGTCCTCGAGCGGATAGGAAAAATTATGTCCTATCTACGACTAGGATCTTCTGGAAAGGTTctcaagaaaaagaagaaagagaagCAAACTAGAG AAAAGCATCCAAGTGTGATAAATGACTATGATGGAGATCAGAAACTGCCGAGAGCTAATGGCCTATCATCAAAGAATCAGAATATGGAGAATCTTCCCCCACCTCCTCCACTTCCTAGAAGGGCTAATCTTGATTCAATAGAGAAACAAGTCCCAGCAGTTACTCGAGTTGAAGAAGATGATATATTTGTTGGGGATGGTATTGATTATGAAGTTCCTAGCAAAGATATGAGTCAGAGTCCCATTTTGGAAGACATGGAAGAATCCCCTCGAAATAAAGAAAGGGGACCTTATTTTGATGAAGCCGTATATGGACCTGTGCCACCTTCTGATCCTTTGCAAGATTGGAATCAG AATGGCTATGATGCAGTACAAGCTCAAGCACTGGGTGGTACCTATCAGGGCGAGTGGCAGGATTACCAATATGCTGATCAAATGGCCTATCCTGATCAGTATCTACAACAAATGCAGGCTTATGACATGCAAGTAAATGGCAACATTGTTCAAGATCCTCAGCTCATGACACAAGAGGAGAAGGATCGCGGTTTGGGATCCGTGTTTAAGCGAGATGATCAGAGACTTCAGCAGCTCAGAGAGAAAGATGCTCGCGAAAAGGATCCCAACTTCATATCAGAAAGTTATTCTGAATGCTACCCTGGATATCAATCGTATAACCATGAAGTTGTAGACAGTGATGATGAAGGTGACTTGTCGAAAATGGATATGGGCGGCCGT GCAAAAGGGCGTCTTCACCGATGGGACTTTGAGACGGAGGAAGAGTGGGCCCAGTACAATGAGCAAAAAGAAGCAATGCCAAAGGCTGCATTCCAGTTTGGGGTAAAGATGCAAGATGGGCGAAAGACAAAAAAGAACAAGGACCAAAAGCTGAATAACGACCTTCACAAGATCAATAAGATCATTGCGAAAAGAAAAGGAGACAAGGGTGAAAGCACGGATGGTCCTGATGTTGAGGATGCACAACCTTCGGGGAAGAAGCATCGCTTATAA
- the LOC141657644 gene encoding large ribosomal subunit protein eL31, which produces MVEKTKGRKEEVVTREYTINLHKRLHGCTFKKKAPNAIKEIRKFAEKAMGTKDVRVDVKLNKQIWSRGIRSVPRRIRVRIARKRNDDEDAKEELYSLVTVAEVPADGLKGLGTKVIDDDE; this is translated from the exons ATGGTTGAGAAAACTAAGGGAAGAAAGGAAGAGGTTGTTACTAGGGAGTATACTATCAACCTTCACAAGCGTCTCCATGGATG CACTTTCAAGAAGAAGGCCCCCAACGCAATCAAGGAGATCAGGAAGTTTGCAGAAAAAGCAATGGGAACAAAAGATGTGAGAGTAGACGTGAAGCTGAACAAGCAAATATGGAGCAGGGGTATCAGAAGTGTTCCAAGGAGGATCAGAGTTCGTATCGCACGTAAGAGGAATGATGATGAGGATGCCAAGGAGGAGCTTTACTCTCTTGTTACCGTTGCTGAGGTCCCAGCTGATGGCTTGAAGGGTTTGGGTACCAAGGTTATTGATGACGATGAATGA